In the genome of Thermus antranikianii DSM 12462, the window AACCGCAAGCGCTGGAAGGAGCACCCCATCGAGGAGGTGGGGGCGAGGCTTCGGGCCATGATGCCCTTCCTGCGGGCGAGGGTATTGGAGGAGGTAGGCTAGGTGGGTTCCGAAGGCCCCCCAGATGGGGGGCCTAGTGCGTTTTAGGGAGGGAGAAGATGGAGATGGAAAGGCACATCCGGATCTTCGACACCACGCTTAGGGATGGGGAACAGAGCCCAGGGGTAGCCCTTTCCCTGGACCAGAAGCTGGAGATCGCCCACGCCTTGGCTCGGCTCAACGTGGACATCATCGAGGCGGGCTTCCCCGTATCCGGGCCTTTGGAGTTTGAGGCGGTAAGGCGGATTGCTGAGGAGGTAAGGGGCCCCATCATCGCCGCCTTGGCCCGCACCCATACCCTGGACATCGACCAGGCGGCCAAGGCCTTGGAGAAGGCGGAAAAGCCCCGCATCCACGTCTTCACCTCGGCTTCCAAGATCCACCTCGAGTACATGCTGAGGAAAACCGAGGAGGAGGTCTTGGAGATGGCGGACAAGATGGTCCGCTACGCCAGGAAGTACGTGGACGACGTGGAGTTTTCCGCCCAGGACGTGATGCGGGCCGACTGGGAGTTTGTGAAGCGCCTTTACGAGGTGGCCATCGAAGCGGGGGCTACCACCATCAATATCCCCGACACCACCGGCTACGGCACGCCCGCTGAGTACGGGGCTTTGATCCGGCGCATCCGGGATGAGGTGGTGCGGGGCCGGGATGTGATCATCTCCACCCACACCCACGACGACCTGGGCTTGGCCACCGCCAACGCCCTGGCGGGCATAGAGAACGGGGCGGGGCAGGTGGAGTGCACCATCAACGGCATCGGGGAGCGGGCGGGCAACACCTCCTTGGAGGAGGTGGTCATGGCCCTTTACGTGCGCCGAGACTGGTACAAGGCCAAGACCCAGATCAACACCCGGGAGATCTACCGGGTTTCCCGCCTGGTGGAGCGCTACACCGGCATACCTGTGCCCCCCAATAAGGCCATCGTGGGGGACAATGCCTTCGCCCACGAGTCGGGAATCCACCAGGATGGCGTCTTGAAGCACCGCTCCACCTACGAGATCATGGACGCCGAGCTCATCGGCAGGCGCCCCGCGGTGATCGTGCTGGGCAAGCACTCTGGGCGGGCGGCCTTTAGGAAGGCCCTCGAGGACCTGGGTTACAAGGACCTCACGGAGGAGCAGCTTAAAGTGCTTTTCTCCCGCTTCAAGGAGATCGCTGAGAAAAAGGGTCCCCTTTCCGCCGAGGAGCTTCAGGCCCTGGTGGAAAGCGAAAGGGAACCCGCTTCCCACTTCTTCGTCCTGGAACACGTGCAGTTCTTCTCGGGCTCGGGCCTTCTGCCCACGGCCACGGTGAAGGTCAAGACCCCGGATGGGGAGAAGGTGGCTACGCATACCGGGGATGGTCCGGTGGATGCCGTCTACAAGGCCATTCAGGAGGCCATCGGCCTCAGGCCTGAGCTCGAGCTCTACCGGGTGGAGGCCATTACGGGTTCCACCGAGGCCCTGGGCCAGGTAACGGTTAGGCTTCGCCTGGGGGAGCTTCAGGCGGTGGGGGTAGGGGTATCCCCGGACATCGTGGAAGCTTCGGCCCTGGCCTTCCTGGACGCCGCCGGCAAGCTGGCCAGCGGCCGTGCCACCCGCCACCCGCCCTCCATTGAGGAGGTTCAGCGGGGGCTCTAACGCCACCCCACCCTGGCGTAGCCAGGGTGGGGGCTCCGGGGAAAGGCTTCATTAAGTGTGTTTTCCTTGGCCCTAAGGGAGCAGGGTTCAGTAAGGGAGGGTACACGGCTCTAGGGGAGAAGGAGATGGTGGAGATTTTGGATACCACCCTCAGGGACGGGACACAAGGGGAAGGGATCAGCCTTTCCGTGGACGACAAGGTGGCCATCGCCAAGCGCCTGGCGGCCTTTGGAATACACCTCATCGAGGGGGGTTGGCCGGGGTCCAACCCCAAGGACGCCGAGTTTTTCCGGCGCATGAAGGGGGTGGACCTGGGGGAGACGAGGTTGGCCGCCTTTGGGGCCACCAGGCGGAAGGGGCTTTTGCCGGAGGAGGATCCCTCGGTTCTGGCCCTGTTGGAGGCGGAAACCCCGGTGGTGGTCCTCTTCGGCAAGAGCTGGACCCTCCATGTCCTCGAAGCCTTGGAAACCACTTTGGAGGAGAACCTCCGCATGATCGAGGACACCGTGGCCTTCTTCACCAGGCGGGGAAGGCGAGTGGTGTACGATGCGGAGCACTTCTTTGACGGGTACAAGGAGGACCCCGGTTACGCCCTGGCCACCTTGGAGGCGGCGGTCAGAGGTGGGGCGGACACCCTGGTCCTCTGCGACACCAACGGGGGCACCCTGCCCGAGGAGGTCTACGCCATCACCAAGGCGGTGGTGGAGCGCTTCCCCCATTTGCGAATCGGCATCCACCCCCACAACGACGCCGAGCTGGCGGTGGCCAACGCTTTGGCGGCGGTGAGGGCGGGGGCCACCCACGCACAGGGCACCATCAACGGCTACGGGGAGCGCTGCGGCAACCTGAACTTGACCAGCTTCCTTCCCACCTTGGTCTTCAAGTACGGCATTCCCGCCATTCCGCCGGAAAGGCTAAAAGGGCTTAAGGAGCTCTCCCACTTCGTGGACGAGAGGGCCAACCAAACCCCCAACCGCCGGGCCCCCTACGTGGGGGAGGCAGCCTTTGCCCACAAGGCGGGGGTGCACGTCTCCGCGGTCTTGAAGAACCCCCGCACCTACGAGCACATTCCTCCTGAGTGGGTGGGGAATGGCCGCCGCTTCCTG includes:
- the cimA gene encoding citramalate synthase, with product MVEILDTTLRDGTQGEGISLSVDDKVAIAKRLAAFGIHLIEGGWPGSNPKDAEFFRRMKGVDLGETRLAAFGATRRKGLLPEEDPSVLALLEAETPVVVLFGKSWTLHVLEALETTLEENLRMIEDTVAFFTRRGRRVVYDAEHFFDGYKEDPGYALATLEAAVRGGADTLVLCDTNGGTLPEEVYAITKAVVERFPHLRIGIHPHNDAELAVANALAAVRAGATHAQGTINGYGERCGNLNLTSFLPTLVFKYGIPAIPPERLKGLKELSHFVDERANQTPNRRAPYVGEAAFAHKAGVHVSAVLKNPRTYEHIPPEWVGNGRRFLVSDVAGRSNLLAKLQELGVDLSKEEAKRLLDEVKALEYEGYAFEGAEASFYLLAHRLKGGSLPFSVEGFSVFVHGSGLDTAWAEATVRVKVGESLQHTAAESPFGPVSALDRAFRKAVLQFYPELSDVELTDYKVRILSGQEAGTNSGVRVMIEMKRGEERFATVGASENILEASLKALTDGYAYALLYPSLKETVPRAG
- a CDS encoding 2-isopropylmalate synthase produces the protein MEMERHIRIFDTTLRDGEQSPGVALSLDQKLEIAHALARLNVDIIEAGFPVSGPLEFEAVRRIAEEVRGPIIAALARTHTLDIDQAAKALEKAEKPRIHVFTSASKIHLEYMLRKTEEEVLEMADKMVRYARKYVDDVEFSAQDVMRADWEFVKRLYEVAIEAGATTINIPDTTGYGTPAEYGALIRRIRDEVVRGRDVIISTHTHDDLGLATANALAGIENGAGQVECTINGIGERAGNTSLEEVVMALYVRRDWYKAKTQINTREIYRVSRLVERYTGIPVPPNKAIVGDNAFAHESGIHQDGVLKHRSTYEIMDAELIGRRPAVIVLGKHSGRAAFRKALEDLGYKDLTEEQLKVLFSRFKEIAEKKGPLSAEELQALVESEREPASHFFVLEHVQFFSGSGLLPTATVKVKTPDGEKVATHTGDGPVDAVYKAIQEAIGLRPELELYRVEAITGSTEALGQVTVRLRLGELQAVGVGVSPDIVEASALAFLDAAGKLASGRATRHPPSIEEVQRGL